CGCCCATCTCCGGCTGGCCGCTGTTGAGCGGGCCGTCCTCGGAGACGACGTTGTGTGTTCCCCCTTCGCCGGTCCACGTCCACGTGATCGTGGTGCCGGGCGAGACGCGGACGGCTGCTGGGCCGAACGCGAACCCGTTCTCGCCGGCACCGACAGCGATTTCGATCGCATCGGAGCCGGTCTCGTCGGCGATCGAGCCGTCGTACCCCTTCGCCTCGGCGAGATACTCGTCGACGGCTCCCGTCCCGACGGTCGTCCCCGCCGTGCCGTTCGTCGCGGACGTGTCGTTCATCCCCGCCGTTCCGTTCGTCGCCGTGGTGGCGTTTGCTCCGGTGGTACCGTTCGCTTCTCCGGTCCCGTTCGCTCCCGCGGTCCCGTTCGCGCTCGAAGCGTTGCCCGACGACCCGTTGTCGGTCGATTCGGACGTGGCTTCCCCATCGGCTGCTGTGGTTTCGTTCGTCGCGTCCCCGCCGGTGGCTGCCTCGCTGTCCGTTCCCGAGCCATCGGAGCCGTTCGACCCGCTGTCGCCGCCGGAACAGCCAGCGAGTGCTCCCGCGGCCAGCACGCCGGCCGCGCCACGGAGGACGGTTCGTCTGTCGAGGGCGTCGGTATCGGGAGTCATCAGTCGTTTCGTGTTCGTTCGTTCGGCCCAAAAGACCGCCGATTCCGTCGTCGGCCCCGAAACCGGCCGGGTTCGATACACCGAACCGAGTGCAGACGTCGGGGCGAAAAGCCGAAGCCGTCGCCGCGGCCGGGCCGCTTTAGCGGTTGGTGCGCCTCGTGTGGGTGTGAATCACTCACTGCGTCGGCAGTCGTGGTCGGGATCGAAATGACGACTTGGGTTCTCGGCGATCAGCTTACTCGCGACGTCGGCCCGCTCTCCCGCGCTGACGCCGACGAGCGGGTGCTCATGATCGAAGCCCACGCCTTCGCCCGGAAACTGCCGTACCATCCTCACAAACTCGTGCTGGTGTTCAGCGCGATGCGACAGTTCCGCGACGAACTCCGGGCCGACGGCCACGATGTCGAATACCACCAGGTGGAAACGTTCGGCGACGGACTCGACGATCACTTCGACGCCCACCCCGACGACAGCCTGGTCACGATGACACCCGCGGGACACGGCGCGGCCGACCGGCTCGAAACCCTCGTCACGGAGCGCGGCGGCGAGATCGAGTTCGTCGCCGACGAGCGATTCCTGTGTTCGATCGAACGGTTCGACGAGTGGGCGGGTGACGACGAACGCTTCCAACACGAGGGG
This portion of the Halococcus salifodinae DSM 8989 genome encodes:
- a CDS encoding halocyanin domain-containing protein, giving the protein MTPDTDALDRRTVLRGAAGVLAAGALAGCSGGDSGSNGSDGSGTDSEAATGGDATNETTAADGEATSESTDNGSSGNASSANGTAGANGTGEANGTTGANATTATNGTAGMNDTSATNGTAGTTVGTGAVDEYLAEAKGYDGSIADETGSDAIEIAVGAGENGFAFGPAAVRVSPGTTITWTWTGEGGTHNVVSEDGPLNSGQPEMGEDVTYEETLDSPGVYPYYCNPHRSLGMKGAVVVASE